Within the Diceros bicornis minor isolate mBicDic1 chromosome 27, mDicBic1.mat.cur, whole genome shotgun sequence genome, the region aaggtacttagagtagtcaaattcataggaatagaaaggaaaatggtggttcccaggggcaagagggagagacaacagggagttgttgcttaatgtgcACAGAGTTTCACTGCaaggtaaaaatagttctgtggatggttggaggttatagctacacaataatgtgaatgtactgaatgtcactgaactgtacacttaaaaatggttaaaatggtcaattttatgttatgcatattttatgaccatttaaaaaaattaattatttccaacaaataaacaaacactagctacatgcaatagcatagataactatcacaatcataatgcggcataaaagaaattatattcaaaaggcaatatattttataattcaatttatataaaatccaaaaaagacaaggtctggcttccagtaatggtggagtagcttgttgaactaacactctcacagataacaatgataaaatctgcataaaatattatatatatttatagagaatcatttatctatatgtaatatacatataataaatgtgtatgtgtgtgtatgtataaatctcttccaaagcaagcagaactgagacagcgtcttcccttaagtgatgggaattgcaccaggagatatttgcaagcttgagtcttttgcctcaaagcattccaaaatctgtacatggcccagacaggggaaaaactacagtcttacttgtaatgctacaggacatattttggggctggcagagtagctggaaagttaggggagaaattctggaagggagggacacacaaagaggaaaatctcaaaatatgtatgaatgtctccccccaacacacaccaaattggcagatctttgaacaacacacatgcacggtaggccccagagggccttgtgtaaacaacagttggaagatgaaagaactgaatgaggatttcagctatgctcactgtaaaggagacaggattggagtttcagtccagccaagttaactctctgctagaaaaacaacaacactcttcaaaggaatacaatagaatccagagtctctataactatcattcatggtttccagtacacaattttgaaaaatcatgagatttgaagaaataggaaaatgtaatccatatatgagcaaaagcaggcagtagaagctatcctcaaggtgttgcaattagcaaacaaggataagagagtaactattataaagatgatcatggtggtaaagaaaaatattctcataatgaatgaacagatgttgaaactcagcagagaaatggaaattacaaaaaagtaccaaataagaagatgaaataaaaaaatacttttgagtttaccggtagatgagaaacagtagaagaaacatgaagatagagcaatagaaattatctagcctgaagaaaagaatgtaaaaattttgaagaaaaatgaagagagccttacaacctgtgagatgattgagtctccagcagaggggagagacagaaaaattaaatgaggcagaaaggtaaatcaataagtaatagcataactttcaaaatttggtggaaaatctaaaattttagatccaagaaagtcaggaaacccacaaaataaaacacaaattaaaaccatacctaggcacgtgatagtcaagctgctaaaatccaaagataaaggaaaatcttgaaagcagtcaaggaactacatatatacatgggaagacattacatacagggagaaataatgtgaatgatggatgatacattatcaaacacaaaagagacaaatcaataacaaaatgacatccttcaagtgcaaaatgaaaacccaaaagtcaacacaggattctatatttagcagaactcactttcataaaggaagcagaagccacaataagagacCGCACACATATTAGATAGctagaataaaaaatcaaattgcaaataccaagtgctggtgcggactaggagcaactagaactaggaatgcaacatgatagtttcatttggaaaacagtttagcaggttcttataaagttaaacatacatttattatatgactcagatatccccctcctaggtatttactgaaacaaattaaaaactaatgtttaaacaaaaacctttgtgtgaatctttatagccattttattcataattgccaaaagctggaaataaactaagtgtccttcatcaggtgagtcgagaaagaagctgtggtgcatcgggacattagaatagtacttggcaataaaaaggataaactcttgattcacacaacaacatggatgaatcttggaggcatttctctaagtgaaggaagccagatgcaaaaggctatatggtatatgattccatttacatgactttctagaaaaggcagaattacagagatggaaagtgatcagtggttgccaagggatggagtgggggaagcggttgactacaaagagacagtatgagagaattttgggggtgaaaaaaacagctctgtatggtactgtagagatggatacacgaccataaagttgtcaaaacccgtagaactgtacaccgcaaagagtgaattttactctgcaaattttaaaaatcaatcaggatgctggggaactcagatggaatgcagcaacaaatgaatctcactgtattacaagcacctgacataaccacacagaaggggtgggggtgaaaggtcctgacctaagtaactttggaagacagtgctttgacgggatactgtaaatctaaagtactggacaaaaacactgtacactaggtgataaatgtgtttctcataagggtatggattagcaattctgaaactagttgacacattagtaaatatattgtagataactggagttaagtttctcactgttggtaaaagaagttacatataaacaaaaggagaatgctagaataaaatctgtggtgctggattggagttggaagtatcagtataaatccatgtctcttttaatatctctatccagatagatagttagattgatagatagatggatagatcaacagatagatgtgtatacctgagtttatattcatacatacatttccaagctctgctgagtgggtctagaagcagttacactctagtatcaatgagcacacctagctcccagatctgcatttatatcattctccaataaaaagaagcaggttttcttggagaagtggctaattctagggctggagatggaaaatacaagatgaacctggaacaccttgtaatgccagaaagtaggaaagtgctttaaaaaaaacacagaaaatgatgagatgtgtcaaaaggaatcaatctgaaagacttcccaatggctcaagctggaaaattgtgagcaacaaaataaataatggtagcattggattattacccagagaacaaaataaatatccatgagtctatactgatatgaaatagattaaataagaaaggaagaaagaaagagaaaaaaaaaagaatgagagaaagagagaaagagaggaagaaggaagggagaagtagggggggaatcttcctcacagaattccaaataaaaacgtggctggatagcatgaaatagaaaattgccactagaacaccacagtaataattactgtgagcaagactgactgaagaatgcaaaaactgtgggtgaaacttaaagaagaaacagtacatttgcagagcctcaaagcatctccctccaaatacttaaattttttctcttaatttctttaaaagacctatgactatttaaagcaaaaattataacattgtattgtgggatttacaacatgggtagatgtaaaatttatgacaacaataacataatggacagacataggtaaatggaactgttctgtagcaaggcttccatattttacattgattaaactggtgcactattaagtctaggtaggcagtgatatgttaaagatgcatattgtaatctggaccaaccactaaaaaatgcaaaggtgtgtcacttaaatgctaataaaggaattaagaagcaaaaaaaagggtttgtacaagaatgttcacaggagatgacctgcaagacgagcgcactgtagggcaaccacagagcagaacgccctcagccatgccaaggagcaaacgctgacacacacatgctgggtgagtctcatcaacctcgtgttgagggaggcaagctggacagaaaacaaaacacttgggatgatttcagccaagatgaacctatgatgaaaaaaccagagcagtggttgcctcgggggaaagaaaaaattgcctgggaaggaacaggaaggagttttctgggggtgatggaactattctattcttaaaggggtgaaggttatatgggcatgtttatttgccaaaactgtacagttgagagttgtgtctttcagtgtgcgtacatcttacaccccccacacacaaaggactaaaagaataataaagtgaggtgggaatgggatggaatgtggatgaaacaaaattggctgacagttagtagttgttgaagctgggtgacgggcctactatgctattttgtttattttgtatattgtttaaattgttctgtaataaaaaactcgtataagaagacaaactcgatatacagtgtttgctggtaagatatcgcttaccttttgggaggaaggagggagaaatggattgTTGGCGCTggaatgaagctggtgctagttcttggtcacacaagtgtgctcgctttgtaataattctttgaggtttacatggatgatttctgcatatatttctgtactcatgttatacatcaataaacattttaaatccttcatatttgcacaaagatcctaactcaatatctcagaataacagcaatgttttgttttaaagtggaacacgttcactcatgacatcatcagatggatctattaatgccctcatccttgcgtgtccccctgggtctttccatttttgcctcaatttggcaagtggcatggctttgagtttttatgatgggtatgggcccttcaggtgggcgaggtccaagggaaagatctctgcagcgaccttgaccacgggaaccagagggaggatcatggcaacctggagggatggaggggatgataggacaggtggccttgtaaaggcaaattccagaatcccaggcacccaatatttccattttagatatagaatttacccttcaaatactggccaggaagtttccaggagggctgcaagcatcctcagcaatagccaggctggtgagccccacccctacctgagtgctggcctcaagggatgtagcccaaccacactgcgcatactctggggggtgggcagggcatagagagtggtcatggtatagagaagaggcggaatagagagtggggtggagaagcagagggatggggaccaggggcggggggacaaggtaggagttggggcccctagctgtgtatgctgggagcttttgtctcttaaacgctcccagctgggagcttgcaggaccgcaggactacaaatcccaggaggctgtgagcatggggcggtgcctaaccctggggggaggaacagggctgtgtgcgcttggccgagggacacaccgcccttgactcaggactctggtcctgcacccgctgcacgTGGACTGAATCCCAGAGGGATGCGACGGGACtagcgggaccagggagttaggaggatgtggcggATGCATGGGCAGccaagggcctgcagcgtgcaactggttttgtccaaaatagaagtcggactcgtgcctcttccacaccgccttccTCCGttgtttgattcctcctcccacctgcgtgcctgtgggtctttccacagccccctaccaagtccagggccaggtgcttctctaaaatgcttatgggaactggtttgacatcccagaaactttccactttgcctgctgccctctgtcttctccagccaaagtgccatcctttcatcagcttttgagagagattcccccttgtggctggtcttgcaagtacaacttaagagctttgctgggtggtaacactggctctttcttgcctttttcacaggtgtggaagttaaggcatctgtgaggttaatcactggtttccccaggatctgctaagagcagaggagaacaacccaattcccaggcaagtatctagtaggccattttcaccaacgcaTTCCAGGGCAGTGGCCTCCAAAGCAGCAACCTTAAGACGAGAATAGCTtaatcattttgccctttagattgatcacctaatctcagctcaggcctgagtggccagtctctcagggacacgaatggcgactctgatcactcaggaagagactagtcatccagctttgggagagggatgttcaaggtagacagcacttgggcagcatttgaaacccgtcacctttaacatctctgctttggattctggcaaggttcccacataaacatgcctagggatagtcagaggtaccatattctttaaaaattgattagagttgtgaaaggaacagagcataaaatatcttgcttatttgcaaaagataaaatgcaagcaagaccttcctgttaatttttttctgctcattctcttagctgtactgtatgtttgaatgcagaaacaaaaaacttgaattgccaaattctcttttcctgagattggtaaattaacttaaatgtcttattgaaacctgtggaggaatggttagcagctttcatgatttatgtcgtccctaaaaatctgggcgttgatctacatgaaaaaaactccctgtttatattacacatcccaataggttacatttccgattcctgaatgtgggatattatcaaaacaactgaaaaacctggtcatggaaactggaccctgtcactttgtcaagaatttgcctctttatgaattaatgacacatgaattctttaatagttttgtaaagaaagaatgagagtgtgtagtgtctctgaatgtggtaaGATAGGGAAGTcttgttagaccacatcctcgggttcttctctcgtgttcaataggcccaggtgatagtccgtgtagtcaggtgcagcgccgctcccccagcccccagtgttccatcctactctggcctgtgccctcttcagggggttctgatgacactggtccacaagtgttggaaggagacattgtaacatgagaatattcatcatcttaaaacaaggattaatggagaggaaagtctcagggtgtgtgtgctctgatgcactgctgttggggtatggccgcagtgaccactgtgctcccagcagtccccacaatagcAGTCTCaggcgtttgatctcctggcgcaaccacagcagctgttgacagagctgggaactcatcgtggttcagtgtcttccatcagattttgtcgctctgaccctcctctgcttgccccattcccacGCCTAtccgctgtgttgattgctttgtagttgtttcctaggagccactgtgtgtaactctatttcacagtgtctttagggacccactctcactacacaagtcactgtacaacagccccttatcctggtgtagcccatgtttatcctgtgtgcgcccgggatccgaacccaggccggcagcagcggagcgtgcgcacttaaccactaagccacggggccggcccagaatagttcttgattcaaggagaaatgtgagattctgtgtctcactcacatgcctacagaaagcgacagaaccacaccacaactcccaagctgtaaagggaacaggactttaatataatattcaaatatgtcatttattatttacaacaaataaccactgtctctccccaatgggtgagtaggtgctgaggtagagatgtcagggagctgggatggggtcatcccttctctcttgggcttcaggggaccccaggaatcagcttacaatgctccccttcccatcaaatgggaggagctgaccctgtgcatcgcaagcatcccagctgtgtccccgctgctgaggatggggctgtgatcggccactggtatggggttcggggttggggcctgggggctgagtagaagagtcgggttatcttgcgtggcctccctcagaatcatggccccccaccatgtccccactgcactgggtgctccagaccctgtgctcagtgctgtcagccaccagtaccccatttgtccctgccacgtgagcgatcatttagtattacctatttcacagagggggaaacggagtctcaggaagctgaagagagtcaccccagtcacaggactggtcaatagtggagctgggatcccagtgccagctatccgactccccaaggccacgcttagcccaaagccttactgaacccctaggagtcagtcaccccggcccagacactcactcacccctgaccttgatgatggccggttcttcttggccttgcgtactctgcaggccaactaggtctaacgctctggctggcaggacaaggtgtagctacaggacagagaggcacctgtgagcctaccaggaaccacacctcaggggtccccccactgcctgcccagcagctggagtctgggtgtcccagagatcACCATGTAATCAggccgggggatgagtggggcaccatggagacaggctctctggactggccaacagggagagtccacccctgccctcacccaactcctgcccggcctcacctctcattctcgttgagcaactccatgtcctggaacgaggccccaaatcgctccctcGGGCTCTagcttgtaattctttgcagcctcctggagcagcaggatctccctcatgactcggtattcctgggaccagagggaaggagaggatgcagacagggcctgggtgggggatgctgcaggggtcttgttggaggtgaggagtggggcaggggaccagtcctggaaaccatccttccctccagttccatccaggatctaccagttctcagaatgggaataatcagcccctcctccaggaagatttccttgatgccatcctcccctcaacccacccgccaattggatgggtcttccacttctctggtatcaaactcttccactcaatgtaagatacagcggGTGAAGCcaaggactgttctgcccagaaggtctctgatttccacctccttcctctcccctgcagggagtgccacagctgctcctcagtcctcttctcaaggttgatcccattcccctggaaggtagacagccagagtacatcagacaaagacccctagcctgactagctccctatgcccaccccttctcatgttgcactactgccagatccccagagggggccaggcatgcagagaaaacaggacttggacctaggcttgcctctgggctccagaggaggaggacatgggggtgtaactgagggacctggcagcacaactctctctgatgacagacttggaggctgaggcttcaggcagaggggactgctcaggcacttatgtgcttcctgacttggggggggccgacttctttctcccttcatgggCAACATGGGAGTtacaggctgagtccagctcagataaaacctcacgcagctctgccatcaggcaactctgagcttccccagcctgggtaaCTGGAATGGGTTTCTCTGGCAGAAACTCTGTTCACTCATCGCTAAAataggcctgatgccccagctgccAGCGGTGGCTGCAAGGCtttcatgagaggagatgtgccaagtgctgagaactcagagctcagttcgggggctcccgcatcccaaggctcagaatcctggtccttcctgcctagacctcaggtgcacccacctcgaaatAGTCACCCatcaccaggtgcagcatcagcaggtcactgagcagagttccaagataggggacaacaccttgtgacatcggggtgtgggtgggatgaacctttgctctcaagtcgaccccatgtagaccctctcctgaaaagtccccaccctcagccacctggcccaccccagggttcccacgaggagcagcctaggaccctcagcagcctcccgtcaattcctactcccttcacaccccaagaacaccacactcctcctcctcacctcccagggccggcttctggcaaatcacagggtgtgcagtcccttgccctccccaaaacacactcatcctgcaccagctcttccaggccctcctcttggtcacttctactgggggattcagacactgtggcaccaagatgaAGGGCCCTCATCTTTTGATttcaggcctccagctgggagcacagagcccctcccccacaggcacactaacctgccgctgctgctgcttctcctgcactctctgggggttgctctctgggggagcaaacgtggagggcccctcctgccagggtcgaggacagtgtcagtgaggccatactcccctcaccccatttctctccagcaccactggcctccgacactggacatctgacttgagtcaactggtaccaatgtcattccatcctccaaggtcttgtgattccagaacaagcccagctccaactctcactctgggtgtgagcttgggcttgtggcctggcctccttgagcctgtttcctcatctggaaagtgtgagaactccggctaccacacaggttctcatgaggactcagtgtcacaagactgtcatcattgttctggccctcacccctccaggtggagtaggcagaaagctcccacattcctttcctccctcttacctcaacaccaccctgtgaggcctgcaccacacaatcaccatccctccatttccctgatgaggagacagagacccaaacataggcagtgtgttgctcaggggcccacagaagagaggccgcttgcccctctcagtcagaggccctgttccaacatccttgcctaacccccagccccaccactgacaagagtcctgtcccttgagctctcaaagcttggtcctgggctgagtcatggatggagaggacggggtgtcttgggagtctggttgagtggctcctgcctgccccagtcccgtggagtgtctgggccccaggctgggccagaggccaagccaaagccttctcctccccaaggaacgcctcaggacattcccctgcactgaatccttttttttttttttgtgaggagatcagccttgtgctaacatctgccaatcctcctctttttttgctgaggaagactggccctgggctaacatccatgcccatcttcctccactttatatgggacgttgccacatcataggtcgacaagcggtgcgtcggtgcgcacccgggatccgaaccggcgaaccctgagccgccgcagcggagtgcgcgcacttaaccgcttgcgccacagggacggcccctgaactctttctttatccactcaagaactggacctccaaggtgccacctctgatcaacagagaaggggatgacaggacattttgattccccgtttacatgaagctcctaaggtcctttcagcaggatccactaagaatccatcagttgcctagacgcttctcataagccactgggggcatatgtcattgccaaccaggcactcaggttagactcctgtggttgattcaagtgaagtgactgctctaggggtccagtggggagtcccagaatgcacacacatctctcacctgaggatgagcagcctgtttttccacctgggccatgggaatcctctgccacgcacatccctggggcaggcaggatgcagccccttggagatgtggtgaagatagaaggagcagcagggtcctggcttcctgaggataggtttaggctgagggctaaacccaccccaaccacccaacagcctggaagaagctacatccagcaggatggacatacatggaagccagagacctgttgatggcgccagctcggcaactcctcctggaacagcccagccaacaccattgtgtctcatgaccagggcctcccgcccacaaatggcaccccacctgcccatgggcagaacagatccctctgcttgttaatctggatgagatagacgggaatgtttcagagaaagttcaagggagaaactatcaaaaccacagcctgcccagtgcccctcctccgcacccttcctctctttccagcccccagcctccactctacctggatcatcagttctctgctcaaggacttgtcttgactattgagttccttaagattttcagagctctctctcaggggaggggaaagaacgagggataaatttaggaataatgtgaggggtctgaatgcaaatcccttttctttgcaaacccaagagattcaaactgcttgaaggagtgttctcactgggctcctctgagcgctaaggtctcatggtactgggagggggctctcctgttggtcactggggtctccactccccagttcTACAGaacagctctgttttgactgctttgagtttcaactgggcatggggttctgttgctataaacacttgaaaatctccaatttggCTCAACTTAGTACCTGACACTTAGGGAAGCCGAGTCctaaagcagaactggtgcattaAGGACCCCGGAAGGTttagagaccccctgccgaggcccaggccctgtccccagcatttgctgcctcccaggagttcccagctgactgaggggccaatggcagacatacaagagatcccccatccaccctggtcctcctatggagagaggcctacccaccgggaaacttcccccgtgtgttcttcaggtggcttgtgaaggttttctgcagagcagagttgACAGTGCAGGACgagaagaagttctt harbors:
- the LOC131423075 gene encoding ral-GDS-related protein-like isoform X5, translating into MAFPPKLVVEQFTMMDAELFQKVVSSPCLGSTWGKRNKPGNEHQTPNVQATVDHEFEILKNFFSSCTVNSALQKTFTSHLKNTRGKFPGGALHVCSPREQPPESAGEAAAAAGEWDQP
- the LOC131423075 gene encoding ral guanine nucleotide dissociation stimulator-like isoform X2; amino-acid sequence: MAFPPKLVVEQFTMMDAELFQKVVSSPCLGSTWGKRNKPGNEHQTPNVQATVDHEFEILKNFFSSCTVNSALQKTFTSHLKNTRGKFPGSQDPAAPSIFTTSPRGCILPAPGMCVAEDSHGPGGKTGCSSSGGALHVCSPREQPPESAGEAAAAAGEWDQP
- the LOC131423075 gene encoding ral guanine nucleotide dissociation stimulator-like isoform X4, coding for MAFPPKLVVEQFTMMDAELFQKVVSSPCLGSTWGKRNKPGNEHQTPNVQATVDHEFEILKNFFSSCTVNSALQKTFTSHLKNTRGKFPDEETGSRRPGHKPKLTPRVRVGAGLVLESQDLGGWNDIGTS
- the LOC131423075 gene encoding ral guanine nucleotide dissociation stimulator-like isoform X1, which produces MAFPPKLVVEQFTMMDAELFQKVVSSPCLGSTWGKRNKPGNEHQTPNVQATVDHEFEILKNFFSSCTVNSALQKTFTSHLKNTRGKFPGSQDPAAPSIFTTSPRGCILPAPGMCVAEDSHGPGGKTGCSSSDEETGSRRPGHKPKLTPRVRVGAGLVLESQDLGGWNDIGTS
- the LOC131423075 gene encoding ral guanine nucleotide dissociation stimulator-like isoform X3; its protein translation is MAFPPKLVVEQFTMMDAELFQKVVSSPCLGSTWGKRNKPGNEHQTPNVQATVDHEFEILKNFFSSCTVNSALQKTFTSHLKNTRGKFPARTLLLLLSSPHLQGAASCLPQGCAWQRIPMAQVEKQAAHPQMRKQAQGGQATSPSSHPE